TAAATCTAAAATTGCTAAACGCGGCTTTTCTTCAGTCGTGCCTTCTTCCTGTGTAAAACACAGACCACTAAAACACAGATAAATGCTAATAAATACAAATCCAAATTTTGTCATTCTATAAATTCCTTTATTTTGAGTTTAATTTTTTCAACTGTTTTTTCAGAGTAGCCCTCCTGCTGAAATACGATATCCCCGGATTTATCAATCAAAAACAATGCTGGTATGGCATTAACTTTATATGCTTTCTGAACGATACCATATATATCACGAATAATTTTAAGTTTAATTTGATGATTTTTGACGAAGTTCACGATTTTTTTCTTTTTCCCTCTGTCTGTACTTATTAGCAGTATTTCAATCGCTGATGAAGAAATTAGCTGGCTAAATTCTTCAAGTTCCTTAATTTCTTTTACACAGGGTTCGCACCATGTAGCAAAAAAGCTTAAAATCAAAATTTTCTTTTCCTTGAAATCAGAATATGTTACAAGATTGTCATTCAAATCATACAGAGCAAACGGCTGCGCTTTCTGTGATTTCTGAACAAGATTTTTTTGTTCAGAACTTATACTTACTGGCAACAAAAAACAAAATATACTCAAGCAAAATAGTCGTGGTTTCATGATTTTTCTTAATTTTCTAAGATAGCGAACAGCAAATAGCGAATAGCAAATAGTAGTCGGCAATTTTTACAATTTTATCATTTTCACATTTTTGATTTCAGGTTGGGATTTGATTTCAACCAGCACAGTTTCCGGAATATCAGAATCAACATTGACAACTGTTATCGCATCACCACCGATGGTAATTCTGCCTACTTCCATAGATGCGATATTGATAGCATTATTGCCAAGTATCGCGCCTATTTTGCCAACTACACCTGGTTTGTCTGTGTTTGAAAATGCAAGAATATTGCCTGTCGGCTCTACATCAAGATAGTAATTGTTGATTTTTACAATTCTTAATTCGTTTTTGCTAAATACGGTTCCTGCAATTATATTTTCGGTTGTCTCTGTTTTTAATTTCAGAACTATAAGATTTGCAAAATCCGTTGTATCTGAAATTCGCGTTTCTGATACTTTTATTCCTCTTTCCTGTGCAACAAACGGCGCATTGATAAAATTCAACATCCCTCTATCACAGGTGGGTTCAAGAACGCCTTTAACACCTGCGATTGTGATTGGTGATAAGTCATATTTTGTAAATTCACCCGCATAATTTATTTCTATTGCTAAAACTCTGCCATCAGTAAATTGGGATACAAATAAGCCAAGTTTTTCAGTAAGATTGATATACGGCTGTATCTTTTGCAGTATTTCAGTCGGTATAAACGGGAAATTGACTGCATTCCTGATTGTGCCTTTCTCAAAATAGTCAAGCAGTTGTTTGGCAATTTCTACTGATACATTTGTTTGTGCTTCCTCAGTTGATGCACCCAGATGCGGTGTTATGATTACATTGTTGAGTTCAAAAAACGGCGAGGGGGGAATTAGTGGCTCTTTCTCAAATACATCAAGTGCAGCGCCTTTTACTTTGCCATTTTTTAATGCATCTGCAAGTGCTTTTTCGTCAATAAGCCCGCCACGCGCACAGTTGATTATACGCACACCATCTTTCATTTTTTTGATTGTCTCAGAATTTATCAAATTTTTTGTCTGCTCTGTTTTTGGTGTATGAATTGTGATGTAGTCAGATTGTGCAAGAAGCTCGTCTAATAAAACTGATTCAACACCGAGTTGAACTGCACGCTCTTTTGAAACAAACGGGTCGCACACAAGTACTTTCATCCCAAATGATAGAAGCCGTTTCGCAACCTCAATACCGATTTTGCCAAACCCGATAATCCCGATTGTTTTTCCAAAAACTTCTGTGCCGACAAATTCTTTTTTCTTCCATTCTACTTTTTTTAATGATGCATTCGCCTGCGGAATATTTCTGGATAATGCTAAAAGCATTGAAACGGTATGCTCGGCCGCAGAAATGGTATTACCGCCCGGAACATTCATTACAACGATACCTTTTTTTGATGCTTCTTTGACATTAATATTATCCACACCGGTTCCTGCACGACCGATAATTTTGAGGTTCTTCGCTTCGCTCAAAATGACATCTGTAACTTTTGTTTCGCTTCGGACTAAAAGCCCATCATATCCGCCTACAATACCTAAAAGTTCTTCTGGTTTTAGTCCTGTTTTTACATCAACAGAAAAATCCGGATTCTTCTTAAGAACTTCAACACCTTCCTTCGCCAACGGGTCTGAAACAAGAATTTTATACATCTTTGCACCTCCATAAATATTATATAAAAATCAAAAAAAAATTGCAAATAAAAAAATGACCGTCACCAACCCAGCCATTTTTTGTTTTGCTATTGTGTTTGTTACTCTGTATAATATGTCATTCCCGAGTGCACCAATCGGGAATCCATAATAATATGTTTTTCCAAAAAAGGACCTGTCACCTGTTTCTTGATTTTTTTACGAAACTTTAGTGACCGTGTCGTTGCTTTATGCATTGACACGGTCAATGCACTCCATACAATGCGTGAACTGAAAGTTCACGACTACTCGTTTCAGTAGTAGTCGGCGTTTAAACGCCGACTACCATTTTATTCCATTGCAGACACCGGCATCGTTTCAAAATGCTTACCATATTTTTTTCTTAATGCAGGCACTGTTACAAATATCTCGTCAATTGTTTTACCGTATTTATCCATCGTTGACGGTATATTTTCGTCTTTCACCGCGCGAGCAATCGTTTTCCCGACCATTGCTGCTGCAATTGGTGCTCTTGCCATTCCAACCGCTTTGAAATACGGTGCGCCTAACGCAAGCCATTTAAAAATATGGTCTTCAAGTGTGAACCCGCCTGCAATCACTATATCAGGAATATATTTTTTCATGGCAGCAAATCTCTGAACATACTGATATGTCAACGATGCAAGTTCTACTGTTGGCACACCCCATTCATTCATCATCCGCCTAGTAGTCGGCACTTAAGTGCCGACTATTTTAATTTCTGTTTTTTAATTTTTAATTTTTAATTGCTTTTAATCTATACCCAGCCGCGAAGTTTCATCGCCTCGGCAACACGACTGACTGCCACTATGTAAGCAGCGATACGATTGTTAACCTTATACTCTTTTGCTGTTTGACACACATCTTCAAATGCTTTTGTCATTTTTTTATCCAGCCGCTGATATACCTCTTCCTCTTCCCAGTAATAACCATTGATATTCTGAACCCATTCAAAATAAGAAACAGTAACACCACCGGCATTACACAAGAAATCCGGGATCACAAATACATTATTTCTAAAAAGTATATCATCACCTTTGGGTGTTGTAGGACCGTTTGCTGCCTCTGCAACAATTTTCGCTTTGATTCTGCCGGCATTTGCAGATGTAATCTGATTTTCTAAAGCAGCAGGTATCAAAATATCCACATCTAATTCTAAAATCTCTTCGTTTGTAATATTTTTTGTTCCCGGAAAATTTACACAGGATTTGGTTTTGTTTTTATGTTCTACAACTTTTTTCGGGTCTAACCCTTCTCCCCCATCTCCCCCATTTTCAGAATATATTCCGCCAACTGAATCGCTTACTGCAACGATTTTAGAACCGAACATTTCATCCATCAAAATTGCACAATAAGAGCCAGCATTCCCATAACCCTGCACGGCAACTGTAGCATTTTTTAAATCAATCCCGAGTTTTTTTGCCGCATCTCTTATTGTAAATACGGTGCCCATTGCAGTCGCATCCCCACGTCCTTTTGAGCCGCCAAGCGCAATTGGTTTGCCTGTAATTACACCGGGACAGTTGTAACCACAGAGTTTGCTGTATTCATCCATCATCCATGCCATTATTTGCGGATTTGTATAAACATCCGGCGCGGGTATATCCTTTTCAGGACCAATAATATGCCACACCTGGTCAATATATCCACGGCTTAATCGTTCAAGTTCATTTTGTGACATCTCTTTTGGATTACAAATCACTCCACCCTTACCGCCGCCGTAAGGAATATCTACAACTGCACATTTCCATGTCATCCATGCTGCGAGTGCTTTTACAGTATCAACCGTTTCTTCTGGATGGAACCTAATGCCTCCTTTTGTTGGACCACGCACATCATTATATTGAACCCTGAATCCCTTAAAAATTTTTACACTGCCGTTATCCATTTTAACAGGGATAGATACATGTAATTCTCTCATTGGCTCGCGCAGAAATTCATGTGTTGCAGTGTCAAGTTTCATCACCTCGGCTGCGATATCCAACTGTAACTGAGCAATCTCAAATGGTGTCAATGTCTTACTTATTTCCAATGCCTCTTTTACAGATTTTCTTTCCACTTTTACCTCCACTTCGTGTTAACGCAAATAGTTGCAAATCTAACGCTAATATTCGCGGATATTCGTATTTGATTCGTGTTCATTCGCGTTATTCTTTCAATAAAAAAGCCCTCACATTCTACCAAAAAATAGCAGAACTGAGGACAACTTTGTCGCTCTTATTATATTATAAATAATTTTCTAATTTTTGTCAAGTACTTTTTTGGTTTGTAAAATTTTTTTTGTTTTGGGTTCAACTTAAGGTGTTTACTATGGAATAAATGGGACTATTCAGGGGGCACCTATCACACCAAAACCCTTTTTTAGTTTTTCTGTTCGCTCTGTTGTCGCTTTAATTATCTCTTTAATTACCCTGTTGTTATTCTTGTTATTAATGTACCATACCCAACTTAACAAAACCCCAACAATTGCTAACCCGATACCTGTCTCCATAAATTATCTCTTCTTTAATTTAAAATTGACTTCAGCTGGTTTGTTAGATGAAATTTTAACTTTTTGTTCTTCGGATAAATAACCCCGTTGCCATACCTTTACCGTATACTTACCTGCTGGTAACTCCGCAGATATATATTCGCCATTTTCATTTGTAATATCTTTTATAATTTCCTTATTAGCCTGTAGTATTTTTACTGTTGCATTAGGTGCCACACCATCAGCAGTTGCTACTGTAACCTGAATATAACCAATTTGTTTTTCTTTATCAGTCACTTTTGGCTCACTGGCAGGTTCGTTTTCCGCACTTTTGGCAACAGAACCAAACGCAAACATCAAGGTTAACTGATTGGTATCGCCGGATTTGAGTTTATCCGCACAATAACAGTAATCCAGCGAAATGATGTTGTAGTTTAAGCCAAATCCTGCAGCCAAAAAATTATCAGAAAGCCCGGTTCTTAATGCGATATTAGAAATCAAATTTAATTCAGTTCCAAAATTCAGTTCTATTCGTTTTCGTGTTACAAATTTTTCGGCATCTGCACATAGTTTTAATCTATTATTTTTTAGCAAACTATATGCGAGACCAGTTTTTACGACAAAAGGCACTCGCTCTATACTTTCAGAATCTTTCCAAGAAAGCATTGTATAAATATCCTGCAGCATTATACCGAGTTTTAGTTTGTCTGAAATACTAACGAGTGTACTTACATCAAACCCAGCACCAAAAGCAGTTCCATCATCCAGTGTCCCTTGCAGAAGTTTCAAATTGCCGCCGACAGCAATTTCATCATCTATCTTTTTTGCGATAGAGACCAGAAGTGCGAGATTAGTTTCGCTGAATGTTTTTGTTGGATAATTTTTAGCATCATAGCCGTGTATATCTTTTACACCGGAATGGATTATTCCAACACCCAGACCATCAATCATCAAAACTTTTTGAGGCATAGCGAAACTGATAAAATTATAACTTCTATCAAGTGACATATTTGTGTATGTTAATGCAACCTGTTTTTTTTCTAAATAGGTAATCCCTGCTGGATTCCAGTAGACATTACTTGCGTCATCTGAAACAGCAGTAAAAGCAGAACCCATAGCGAGCGCCCGAGAGCCAATGCCTGTTTTAAGATATGGTGCCGCACCACCTGCCTCGCCTGTTTCTTCTTCCGTGTTTATTTCCCAAGCAAAAATAGAACCTGTCATAGCAACAAGTAACAAGTAACAAGTAACAAGTAACAAGCAATTTCTTTTCATCTTATCCCCCCTCACTTTAATTGAAGATTTAAAATTAAAAGTGAAAAATTGTGATAGATTGTTTTGTTAGTCTTTAGACTTTGGAATTAACTCTTTAGAGTTTTATAAAAGACTAAAGTCTTAAATCCTGCTAAAGTCTTAGAACCGATGCTAAAGTGTCGTAGAATGTAAAATTTTATTTCCGACGCAAAACTACGATTTTAATCACTTCGCGGACGGTTCTACCTACATTGTCTTGGGACCCACTTGCAATTATTTCACAGAAATATGTGCCGTTAGCAACCTTTTTACCATTATCGTTTGTCCCACCCCACCGGGTCTCCTTGACCCAGCTACCCCACGCTTCATTTCTTGTTACTACAGATACAAGATCACCATTGAAATCATAAATTTTGATTGTAATACGAGAATCTTCTGAAATTGTAAACCGTATTATTGTATCTTCTTTATCAGGATCAAACGGGTTGGGATAGTTATGAGCATCGCCGATTTCAAGTGTCGTTGTATAAGATATTACACCGCTCAGTTCGGTATAGTTACCTACATTATCTTGAAGATGTAGGATATATGGATAATCACCTGCATCAGTAAGTTCTGCATCAACTACCAAATCATCAGTATCAGAATTATAAGCTGGTGAATAGTTGTTCCCATTTACTCTTAGATATGAGTTCCCAGTGCTTATACCGACGCCTTCGTCAGTTCCTTTAAAAGTAACTACCGCACCATTCACCTTAACAGAACTGATTTTAGGTTTCGCATAATCTGCAACAATAGAGAATTTTGTGAAATGGTTTGTTTTAACATCTATACTTGTTGCTGTTGCATTGTTATGCTCAACATTTTTATCTCGTGTCCATTTACTACCATCGTAATAGCAGACAGTCAGTTTTGTTTGTTCTGCGGTTGAACCTACAAACAAATTATTAACTGTAGTCGGATAATTAAATGTTAGTGTGATAGGTGCAAAATTTTTTGTTCCATCTAAAAACGAGAAATCGTATGTCTGTCCAAATGGTATTATCCCTTCCTGAGTAGATGCTGGTGTTTCTACAGGTTTCATAATCAGCGATGTATTACTTTTTATAGCGTTTGCGGGGATATTAACATCAACACCATATGGAATATCACAGTCTAAGTTTGCACCTTTTGCAGCATCAATTTTTACAGCACCAAATATGCACTGTCTTTGCATAACTTCGCCATTAGCATTCTTTGCGGTTACGATAACACGACCGCGTGTATTATCGGTAATGAAATCACTTGATACAGATGCGGTATAGTTCCCTTCAGAACCACCTACAGTTATTTGTGACGGTAAAATCCATTCATATGAAGAAGTAGCCACATCATATAGCTCAACAGTAACTGTTGGTGTATTTGTAGAGGTTATAACAATATCAACCTTTTTGTTTGTAGTATCTAAAGTTGCAGAAACATTGTAAGTAGTATCCGCTTTTGCGGCTGAGCCTGTAATAGTTACATTCCCAGCTTCTTTTGATAAATAGACATCTACAATAGATGGTGATGTGTCAGTATTACCATTTAAGTCAGTTGCGGTTGCACGCAGATAATAATTCCCGCTTGATAAAGAACTCACATCCCATACTACATCATTAAAATCATCAGCATTATTAGCATCCGTACCTATAGTTATCCAGTTGGTTTTACCAGTTGAATATTCAAACACTACTTTCTCAACATTAGTATTTGTAGTATTTACAGATGCAGTAAGTGTAACATTCGGGAATGTACCGCCGATAGCAGTAACTCTTGCCAGTGGCGCTGTTTTATCAATTGCGGGGTTAATAGAAACAGTAACCGTTTGTGAAGTTGATTTGTTTCCTGCTTTATCAAAATATTGTGTTCGTATTTCTCCATTAAACCCTTCCGGAAGAAGTAATGCTGCCTGATATGGAGGTGTATAATCAGCATAATAATTCCCACCTGCAGCTGTAAACGAAGCAAAACTAATATCTGCATCTGTTGGGTCTTGTAAAGTTACTGTAATGATAGACCCTGGGTCAAAAGCAGCGCCTGCAACCGGTGTAGAGATAACAGGTGCTTGCGGTGCTGTTCCATCAATATTGAACAGGTCTGATTGCGTATATGGAGAAATAACATTCCCGGCAATATCTGTTGAATACTTTAGTTCAAAACTTGCAGGACCATCGCCTGTTGTGTTTGAAATCGCAGATGGCGCAGTAAAATAACATATTGTCTGGTCAGTACCTGCTACAAAACTTCCCCAGTTAAGTTGAACTGTGCTCATACCACTTGGTGTAAAATAAGCGAATCCAGCAGGTGAAGTGTATATTCGTTCGTTAAATGTGACATAAATACTTGGTTGCTCACCATTTGCAACATAGCCGTTATTATCAGTAAAAGAACCATTACCATCTTCATCAACTTCTACTTTTATAACAGATGGTGATACTGTATCAATTATGAAACTTCCATTGAAGTTTTCCATTGTATCGTTTTTGTTATCTTTGGCACCTGTAATTTTTATTGTCGCCTCGCCATCACCTGTATTGGTATCAATACTTGTTTTACAAATATATCGTGTAGAAGAAGGCCAGGAATCAGAAACCGGCGTTATTGCTGATTTATTAAGTGGTGTGATACTTACAGTTGGTGTAATTGCGTTTTCCATTGTTGGGTTATTAGGCACATCATAACTTGCTCTGTTACTGGTATATGAAAAATCTACTCTAATCCACAGCGGTATAGTTGCTTTGACATAGTATATACCATTATACGAAGTTACAGCAGTCCAAGGAGTAGTAGCAGTATAAAGCCCAAAACTTGCCACCGGATTTCTTTCTACCTTAAACCATGATATTTGTGGTGATGGGTCTGTGCCATCACTATTTGAAGCAACTGCTTTTAATTCATATACAGTATCGTTATCAAGATTAACATGCCAGATGTATGTGAATGAAGACATCCAAACCGACTGGGCACTTACAGTATCGTATTGCCAGTACTCATTACTACAACTTGTGCTTACAATAGATGTCCAATCACTAACACCTTGCTTCCGATAGTAATAACTAACAGTTGTTGGTATGTTATATCTGGATACCTGTAACACTATTGTATGTGTTGAAACAACATTCTCACCTTCCGCAGGGTTAGAAAGTATCGCCTTTGGCACATTCGCATAAACAGAAACTGCCAAAAAACTAATTATCAAACCACCTATAATTCTCAAAAGCCATTTCCTGCTATCAAAACTGAATTCTCTAACAGTTGCATTTTGTAACATAAATCCTCCAATGAAGGCATAGTGTCAAGTAAAAGATAACACCTGCCTAATTTGTATATTTTTGTATATTTTTATTTTTCAATGTCGGACATTATAAGGATTGCTTCTGCAACTTCTTTCATTGATTTGCGTCTGTTCATCGCCTGTTTTTGTATAACTCGGTAGGCTGCTTCTTCAGATAGATTATTCTTTCTCATTAAAATACCTTTAGCACGCTCTACAAGTTTTCTGGTTTCCAGTTCTTCTGAAATAACTTTCGTTTTAACAATTAGTTCTGTGTTTTCAATAACAACAGCTGACTGGTTTGCGATAGTTGTGAGTATATCAATCTCTTTTTTTGTAAATCTGTGTGGCTTGGCGGTATAAACATCAATTGCACCAATTGCCTTTCCTTTTACAACCAGTGGGATACAAAGCATTGATACAAGCCCTTCTTTTTTTGCTATTTCTTTATACTTAAAAATTTTGTCGTTAGAAATGTCTAAAACAGCAACTGGCTTTTTGGTTTTAACGACTTGGCCTGCTATACCTTCGCCAACTCTAAGTGGTGGCTTCTTGAGATACTGCTCGGAAATTGATTGTGTCGCTTTGATTTCTAGTTTGTTTTTTTCGTTAAGAAGCATCAGCGAACATATTTTTGAGCCAAGCGCCTGGGCAGTAACGGTAACAATCAGTTTCAGTATATCGTCAAGATAGAGTTCTGAAGTTATTGCCTGCGAAATTTTAGTGAGTGCAGAAATTACATTGTTTGAGTTTTTTTTCATTTTTAGAACGCAGATTCACAAGAAAAAAATTAACAAATTAATGAATTAACGAATTAATTAATTAATTAATAAGTTAACGCTTCCGTCTAAAAATTCGTGATTTTGTGCATCGGTCAATTAAAGACACCACGATTATCGCAGATTATACGAAATTATCTGTATGGTTACCATTTATTCACAAAATTGGCAGATATTTTTTTATTTCGTAATCGGTAATTTGTGTGCGGTACATATCCCATTCTATTTTTTTGTTCTCAATAAATTTGTTGAATATATGTTCTCCAAGTGTTTTTTTAAGCAGTTCGCTTTTTTCCGCAATTTCAATCGCTTCAATTAAAGAACCCGGTAGTGAAACTATTTTTTCTTTCTGTCGTTCTTCTTCAGTCATATGAAAAATATCTTTTTCTACTGGTTCTGGAAGTGTCAATTTCTTTCTGATA
The Elusimicrobiota bacterium genome window above contains:
- a CDS encoding Glu/Leu/Phe/Val dehydrogenase, with translation MKLDTATHEFLREPMRELHVSIPVKMDNGSVKIFKGFRVQYNDVRGPTKGGIRFHPEETVDTVKALAAWMTWKCAVVDIPYGGGKGGVICNPKEMSQNELERLSRGYIDQVWHIIGPEKDIPAPDVYTNPQIMAWMMDEYSKLCGYNCPGVITGKPIALGGSKGRGDATAMGTVFTIRDAAKKLGIDLKNATVAVQGYGNAGSYCAILMDEMFGSKIVAVSDSVGGIYSENGGDGGEGLDPKKVVEHKNKTKSCVNFPGTKNITNEEILELDVDILIPAALENQITSANAGRIKAKIVAEAANGPTTPKGDDILFRNNVFVIPDFLCNAGGVTVSYFEWVQNINGYYWEEEEVYQRLDKKMTKAFEDVCQTAKEYKVNNRIAAYIVAVSRVAEAMKLRGWV
- a CDS encoding TlpA disulfide reductase family protein, which translates into the protein MPTTICYSLFAVRYLRKLRKIMKPRLFCLSIFCFLLPVSISSEQKNLVQKSQKAQPFALYDLNDNLVTYSDFKEKKILILSFFATWCEPCVKEIKELEEFSQLISSSAIEILLISTDRGKKKKIVNFVKNHQIKLKIIRDIYGIVQKAYKVNAIPALFLIDKSGDIVFQQEGYSEKTVEKIKLKIKEFIE
- a CDS encoding GAF and ANTAR domain-containing protein, whose translation is MKKNSNNVISALTKISQAITSELYLDDILKLIVTVTAQALGSKICSLMLLNEKNKLEIKATQSISEQYLKKPPLRVGEGIAGQVVKTKKPVAVLDISNDKIFKYKEIAKKEGLVSMLCIPLVVKGKAIGAIDVYTAKPHRFTKKEIDILTTIANQSAVVIENTELIVKTKVISEELETRKLVERAKGILMRKNNLSEEAAYRVIQKQAMNRRKSMKEVAEAILIMSDIEK
- a CDS encoding PorV/PorQ family protein; amino-acid sequence: MKRNCLLLVTCYLLLVAMTGSIFAWEINTEEETGEAGGAAPYLKTGIGSRALAMGSAFTAVSDDASNVYWNPAGITYLEKKQVALTYTNMSLDRSYNFISFAMPQKVLMIDGLGVGIIHSGVKDIHGYDAKNYPTKTFSETNLALLVSIAKKIDDEIAVGGNLKLLQGTLDDGTAFGAGFDVSTLVSISDKLKLGIMLQDIYTMLSWKDSESIERVPFVVKTGLAYSLLKNNRLKLCADAEKFVTRKRIELNFGTELNLISNIALRTGLSDNFLAAGFGLNYNIISLDYCYCADKLKSGDTNQLTLMFAFGSVAKSAENEPASEPKVTDKEKQIGYIQVTVATADGVAPNATVKILQANKEIIKDITNENGEYISAELPAGKYTVKVWQRGYLSEEQKVKISSNKPAEVNFKLKKR
- the serA gene encoding phosphoglycerate dehydrogenase, giving the protein MYKILVSDPLAKEGVEVLKKNPDFSVDVKTGLKPEELLGIVGGYDGLLVRSETKVTDVILSEAKNLKIIGRAGTGVDNINVKEASKKGIVVMNVPGGNTISAAEHTVSMLLALSRNIPQANASLKKVEWKKKEFVGTEVFGKTIGIIGFGKIGIEVAKRLLSFGMKVLVCDPFVSKERAVQLGVESVLLDELLAQSDYITIHTPKTEQTKNLINSETIKKMKDGVRIINCARGGLIDEKALADALKNGKVKGAALDVFEKEPLIPPSPFFELNNVIITPHLGASTEEAQTNVSVEIAKQLLDYFEKGTIRNAVNFPFIPTEILQKIQPYINLTEKLGLFVSQFTDGRVLAIEINYAGEFTKYDLSPITIAGVKGVLEPTCDRGMLNFINAPFVAQERGIKVSETRISDTTDFANLIVLKLKTETTENIIAGTVFSKNELRIVKINNYYLDVEPTGNILAFSNTDKPGVVGKIGAILGNNAINIASMEVGRITIGGDAITVVNVDSDIPETVLVEIKSQPEIKNVKMIKL